Proteins encoded in a region of the Nonomuraea helvata genome:
- a CDS encoding NDP-sugar synthase, whose protein sequence is MLSIAAIALAGGRGLRARPLTLEGSGHIRSKAAVPFLGRPVIEWLVAGLRDQGITSFHVAANGRENRYQVKEALGYGERLGVSVRYSRPRTDRFNTGSGQATLSVIEEHGLLGHALVFPTDSLFEFDLAALARDHLASKAVVTVGLVHRTAAEVAGTYGLVLADGAGRIERFIEKPPMETIAAVADDSDRVPINAGLYLVDCARLRALAATDELAALARQGLDWGGDLLPWLVSRGHRVMCSPLAKVGDLGNPREYLLTMAEALAGGYPGLRLPDRPVIHPASLARRDEVSGLTLAEKLAAGLVHVGPGAWIGRDVEIGPGVVLRDSYVGDEADLHPWCRLERVACLDGAIIGPGARLSDAYVGVMARVDSSLERPAVIGGFTALGHEVRVAEGAGLSGVIAYPGQTVTGSGTGSGTGAGTGSGTGAGHAGGRQSQTSSGSSTRS, encoded by the coding sequence ATGCTTTCCATTGCCGCCATCGCGCTGGCGGGCGGACGCGGACTCCGCGCCCGCCCGCTCACCCTCGAGGGTTCCGGTCACATAAGGAGCAAGGCCGCCGTCCCTTTTCTCGGGCGGCCGGTCATCGAATGGCTCGTCGCGGGGCTGCGCGACCAGGGGATAACGAGTTTCCATGTGGCGGCCAACGGCCGGGAGAATCGTTACCAGGTCAAGGAGGCTCTGGGGTACGGCGAGCGGCTCGGAGTCTCGGTGCGGTATTCGCGGCCGCGTACGGACCGGTTCAACACCGGCTCGGGGCAGGCGACGCTCAGCGTGATCGAGGAGCACGGCCTGCTCGGCCACGCCCTGGTGTTCCCGACGGACTCGCTCTTCGAGTTCGACCTGGCGGCGCTGGCGCGTGACCACCTGGCGAGCAAGGCGGTGGTGACGGTCGGCCTGGTCCATCGGACGGCGGCGGAGGTGGCGGGGACGTACGGACTGGTGCTCGCGGACGGCGCCGGCCGGATCGAGCGGTTCATCGAGAAACCGCCCATGGAGACCATCGCGGCGGTGGCCGACGACTCGGACAGAGTGCCCATCAACGCCGGCCTCTATCTGGTGGACTGCGCCAGGCTGCGCGCGCTGGCCGCCACCGACGAGCTGGCGGCGCTGGCCCGGCAGGGGCTCGACTGGGGCGGCGACCTGCTGCCGTGGCTGGTGTCGCGCGGCCACCGGGTCATGTGCTCGCCCCTTGCCAAGGTGGGCGACCTGGGCAACCCCCGCGAGTACCTGCTCACCATGGCCGAGGCCCTGGCCGGCGGCTACCCGGGCCTGCGGCTCCCGGACCGGCCCGTGATCCACCCCGCCTCGCTGGCGCGGCGCGACGAGGTCAGCGGGCTGACGCTGGCCGAGAAGCTGGCCGCCGGGCTCGTGCACGTGGGGCCGGGCGCGTGGATCGGCCGGGACGTCGAGATCGGCCCCGGTGTCGTGCTGCGCGACTCGTACGTCGGCGACGAGGCGGACCTGCACCCGTGGTGCCGCCTGGAACGGGTGGCCTGCCTGGACGGCGCGATCATCGGGCCCGGCGCGCGGCTCAGCGACGCGTACGTGGGCGTGATGGCGAGGGTGGACTCGTCGCTGGAGCGCCCCGCCGTCATCGGCGGCTTCACCGCGCTCGGCCACGAGGTACGCGTCGCCGAGGGCGCCGGCCTCAGCGGCGTCATCGCCTATCCAGGACAGACCGTGACAGGATCCGGGACAGGATCCGGGACAGGGGCCGGGACAGGATCCGGCACAGGGGCCGGGCACGCCGGCGGGCGTCAGTCGCAGACGTCGTCCGGCTCCTCGACCCGGTCGTAA